The Bacteroidales bacterium sequence AACCGGAACTTCTACAGTTTTTTGCCCATTCCTGGGAGCAAGAAAATTGAGCAGATGGGAACCAAGGTAGTATCCGCGTGAAGCATCATCTGCCGGAACCTCTGTAACAAGCGAAGTGATAATACCTCCCTGCCATTGAGGATAAATAAGCCTTAAGGTTGAAGAACTTTTCATATTTATCTGATTTGAATTTTTATTCTGTTGGGATGGCCCGCATCCATAAAAAAGAACAGTAACAACAACTATGAATAATGTGATCTTTTTTGTTTTCATAATGACTTTTCACTTAAAGTGGTTTTTATTCATCAATGCGTTCCAGCTTGAAAATTACCGGACGAACCCCGTCATTGCAACAGGTGATCATCATTTTCTCGTCATTTGTCCAACCCCGCATGATGGAACCGCCCTGCAAAGCAGTGTAAATATAACGACTGATCGCGTCCCATGCTTCGCCGCAGAACTTTCCGTTCATCATTCTGAAATGCGCCTCATTATCAACAATGAACTCCTGTCCTTCAAGAAAATACGGACATTTCCCCACATTTGGGTTGGCAAGATACTTGTCAGCCAGTTCCTGATTGTATTCTCTTTTTAAGACTGTAATCTTACACTTGTGTGTTTTTGTTGTTCCTTTATTATCCATACCTGAATTATTTCCTTTGGTTATCGTTAAATTTTTGGCTGAAGCACCTAACAAGATGTTCGTTCCTAATAATGTCGAGGTTCCGAATAGCGCAGAAGCCCTGATAAACTTCCTCCGGGAATTATCTCCAACACATCCCTTACTGAACGATTCCTTGTCTATATTATGATTTATTGCTCTTTTATTAGCTGCTTTCATGTTCAGATACAATTAAAGGACAAAAATAAGAGTATCTACATCGTTATACAAGTACGGGTAAATTATTCATATAGTGATAAATTTATCACTATATGATAAAATAATGTATATATGTAATGAATGAATACTTGTTCTTATCTTTGTAAGAAAAACATGTACGAAAAGAAATTACCTTTTGATATAGATTGCGGTATCAGAATTACAATGGAAGTGATCGGCGGAAAATGGAAAAGTTGTATTATCCACGAATTAATGGAAGGCTGCCTGCGTCCGAATGAAATACATAAAATGTTCCCTGAAGCCAATCCAAGGGTGATCAACAAGCAACTGAAAGAATTGGAAATGTATGGTATCATCAGGAAAACCATTTATCCGGTCTTACCTCCTCATTCTGAATATAGTCTTACCGAAGTGGGTGAAACCTTAATACCTATCGTAGAAAAACTTGAAAAATGGGGTGATTATTTTCAACCTACCATGGCTAAAATATTGGGAATGGAAATAGATCCCAAATAATGAACATCACTAACTGATCCGATTGTTCGCAAATCATTCAATAGATTACTTACGATAAATAGCCGAACTTAATATACATAGGTCTCCAATAGCGGAGTCCCCGGATCACTGTTTACCAAACCACTATTCATCACTTGTTCTTTCCGGAAAGGATT is a genomic window containing:
- a CDS encoding TIGR04076 family protein gives rise to the protein MKAANKRAINHNIDKESFSKGCVGDNSRRKFIRASALFGTSTLLGTNILLGASAKNLTITKGNNSGMDNKGTTKTHKCKITVLKREYNQELADKYLANPNVGKCPYFLEGQEFIVDNEAHFRMMNGKFCGEAWDAISRYIYTALQGGSIMRGWTNDEKMMITCCNDGVRPVIFKLERIDE
- a CDS encoding helix-turn-helix transcriptional regulator, whose product is MYEKKLPFDIDCGIRITMEVIGGKWKSCIIHELMEGCLRPNEIHKMFPEANPRVINKQLKELEMYGIIRKTIYPVLPPHSEYSLTEVGETLIPIVEKLEKWGDYFQPTMAKILGMEIDPK